The proteins below come from a single Ochotona princeps isolate mOchPri1 chromosome 6, mOchPri1.hap1, whole genome shotgun sequence genomic window:
- the MEX3B gene encoding RNA-binding protein MEX3B isoform X2 — protein MVYGGEEGALTGLSKDRSSRAVPRAASELGAFLPCCLRRGSRPEGWRCPPAASEPRKKSVNMTECVPVPSSEHVAEIVGRQGCKIKALRAKTNTYIKTPVRGEEPVFVVTGRKEDVAMARREIISAAEHFSMIRASRNKNTALNGAVPGPPNLPGQTTIQVRVPYRVVGLVVGPKGATIKRIQQQTHTYIVTPSRDKEPVFEVTGMPENVDRAREEIEAHIALRTGGIIELTDENDFHANGTDVGFDLHHGSGGSGPGSLWSKPTPSITPTPGRKPFSSYRNDSSSSLGSASTDSYFGGGGGGSNGSAAATAQRLADYSPPSPALSFAHNGNNNNGNGYTYAAPGEAPVPSPDGCPEPTFDPAPAPPPGAPLLWAQFERSPGGGPAAPASSSCSSSVSSSASSSSVVFPGAGAGAPSNANLGLLVHRRLHPGASCPRLSPPLHMAPGAGEHHLARRVRSDPGGGGLTYAAAYANGLGGQLPGLPPSDTSGSSSSSSSSSSSSSSSSGLRRKGSRDCSVCFESEVIAALVPCGHNLFCMECANRICEKSEPECPVCHAAVTQAIRIFS, from the exons ATGGTCTATGGTGGTGAAGAGGGGGCACTAACGGGACTTTCTAAGGACCGCTCTTCCAGAGCCGTGCCCCGGGCGGCGTCCGAGTTGGGCGCGTTTCTTCCTTGCTGTCTCCGGCGAGGGAGCAGACCTGAGGGATGGCGATGTCCGCCGGCTGCTAG CGAGCCGCGCAAGAAGAGCGTGAACATGACCGAGTGTGTGCCGGTGCCCAGCTCCGAACATGTCGCCGAAATCGTGGGGCGGCAAG GTTGTAAAATCAAAGCGCTGCGGGCCAAGACCAACACTTACATCAAGACCCCAGTCCGCGGGGAGGAGCCTGTCTTTGTTGTGACGGGCAGGAAAGAGGATGTGGCCATGGCTCGCAGAGAGATCATCTCCGCGGCCGAACACTTCTCCATGATACGCGCCTCGAGGAACAAGAACACCGCGCTCAACGGCGCGGTGCCGGGACCGCCCAACCTGCCTGGGCAGACCACCATCCAGGTGCGAGTGCCCTACCGCGTGGTGGGGCTCGTGGTGGGGCCCAAGGGAGCCACGATCAAGCGCATCCAGCAGCAAACGCACACCTACATCGTTACGCCCAGCCGTGACAAGGAGCCCGTGTTCGAGGTGACGGGCATGCCAGAGAACGTGGACCGCGCCCGCGAGGAGATTGAGGCGCACATCGCCCTGCGCACCGGCGGCATCATCGAGCTCACGGACGAGAACGACTTCCACGCCAACGGCACCGACGTGGGCTTCGACCTCCACCACGGGTCCGGCGGGTCCGGCCCGGGCAGCCTCTGGAGCAAGCCCACGCCCAGCATCACGCCCACCCCTGGCCGCAAGCCCTTCTCCAGCTACCGCAACGACAGCTCCAGCTCTCTCGGCAGCGCCTCCACAGACTCTTACTTCGGGGGCGGCGGCGGTGGGAGCAACGGCAGTGCGGCCGCTACCGCCCAACGCCTGGCGGACTACAGCCCCCCAAGCCCCGCCCTCAGCTTTGCACACAACGGCAACAACAACAACGGCAACGGGTACACCTACGCAGCGCCGGGGGAGGCCCCTGTGCCCTCGCCTGACGGCTGCCCTGAGCCCACGTTTGACCCGGCTCCAGCGCCCCCACCCGGGGCGCCCCTACTCTGGGCCCAGTTCGAGCGGTCCCCAGGGGGCGGACCCGCAGCCCCGGCGTCCTCTTCCTGCTCTTCCTCGGTCTCTTCGTCCGCTTCCTCGTCCTCTGTGGTCTTCCCTGGGGCTGGTGCCGGTGCGCCCTCCAATGCCAACCTGGGGCTGCTGGTGCACCGCCGGCTGCACCCGGGCGCCAGCTGCCCGCGCCTATCTCCGCCCCTGCACATGGCCCCGGGGGCTGGTGAGCACCACCTGGCGCGCCGGGTGCGCAGCGACCCGGGCGGAGGCGGCCTGACCTACGCCGCTGCCTATGCCAATGGGCTGGGGGGGCAGCTGCCAGGCTTGCCGCCGTCGGACACTTCGGGCTCCTCGTCGTCGTCCAGCTCTTCCTCCAGCTCCTCGTCGTCCTCCTCCGGGCTGCGACGCAAGGGCAGCCGCGACTGCTCCGTGTGCTTCGAGAGCGAGGTGATTGCTGCGCTGGTGCCCTGCGGCCACAACCTCTTCTGCATGGAATGCGCTAACCGCATCTGCGAGAAGAGTGAGCCTGAGTGTCCGGTTTGCCACGCGGCGGTCACTCAGGCTATCCGCATCTTTTCCTGA
- the MEX3B gene encoding RNA-binding protein MEX3B isoform X1 yields the protein MPSSLFADLERNGSGGGGGGGGGGGGGGSGSGGETLDDQRALQLALDQLSLLGLDSDEGASLYDSEPRKKSVNMTECVPVPSSEHVAEIVGRQGCKIKALRAKTNTYIKTPVRGEEPVFVVTGRKEDVAMARREIISAAEHFSMIRASRNKNTALNGAVPGPPNLPGQTTIQVRVPYRVVGLVVGPKGATIKRIQQQTHTYIVTPSRDKEPVFEVTGMPENVDRAREEIEAHIALRTGGIIELTDENDFHANGTDVGFDLHHGSGGSGPGSLWSKPTPSITPTPGRKPFSSYRNDSSSSLGSASTDSYFGGGGGGSNGSAAATAQRLADYSPPSPALSFAHNGNNNNGNGYTYAAPGEAPVPSPDGCPEPTFDPAPAPPPGAPLLWAQFERSPGGGPAAPASSSCSSSVSSSASSSSVVFPGAGAGAPSNANLGLLVHRRLHPGASCPRLSPPLHMAPGAGEHHLARRVRSDPGGGGLTYAAAYANGLGGQLPGLPPSDTSGSSSSSSSSSSSSSSSSGLRRKGSRDCSVCFESEVIAALVPCGHNLFCMECANRICEKSEPECPVCHAAVTQAIRIFS from the exons ATGCCCAGCTCGCTGTTTGCCGACCTGGAGCGCAACGGCAGCGGagggggaggcggcggcggcggtggcgggggcggcggcggcagtGGCAGCGGCGGGGAGACCCTGGACGACCAGCGAGCCCTGCAGCTCGCGCTCGACCAGCTGTCCCTTCTGGGGCTGGACAGTGACGAGGGCGCCTCTCTGTACGACAGCGAGCCGCGCAAGAAGAGCGTGAACATGACCGAGTGTGTGCCGGTGCCCAGCTCCGAACATGTCGCCGAAATCGTGGGGCGGCAAG GTTGTAAAATCAAAGCGCTGCGGGCCAAGACCAACACTTACATCAAGACCCCAGTCCGCGGGGAGGAGCCTGTCTTTGTTGTGACGGGCAGGAAAGAGGATGTGGCCATGGCTCGCAGAGAGATCATCTCCGCGGCCGAACACTTCTCCATGATACGCGCCTCGAGGAACAAGAACACCGCGCTCAACGGCGCGGTGCCGGGACCGCCCAACCTGCCTGGGCAGACCACCATCCAGGTGCGAGTGCCCTACCGCGTGGTGGGGCTCGTGGTGGGGCCCAAGGGAGCCACGATCAAGCGCATCCAGCAGCAAACGCACACCTACATCGTTACGCCCAGCCGTGACAAGGAGCCCGTGTTCGAGGTGACGGGCATGCCAGAGAACGTGGACCGCGCCCGCGAGGAGATTGAGGCGCACATCGCCCTGCGCACCGGCGGCATCATCGAGCTCACGGACGAGAACGACTTCCACGCCAACGGCACCGACGTGGGCTTCGACCTCCACCACGGGTCCGGCGGGTCCGGCCCGGGCAGCCTCTGGAGCAAGCCCACGCCCAGCATCACGCCCACCCCTGGCCGCAAGCCCTTCTCCAGCTACCGCAACGACAGCTCCAGCTCTCTCGGCAGCGCCTCCACAGACTCTTACTTCGGGGGCGGCGGCGGTGGGAGCAACGGCAGTGCGGCCGCTACCGCCCAACGCCTGGCGGACTACAGCCCCCCAAGCCCCGCCCTCAGCTTTGCACACAACGGCAACAACAACAACGGCAACGGGTACACCTACGCAGCGCCGGGGGAGGCCCCTGTGCCCTCGCCTGACGGCTGCCCTGAGCCCACGTTTGACCCGGCTCCAGCGCCCCCACCCGGGGCGCCCCTACTCTGGGCCCAGTTCGAGCGGTCCCCAGGGGGCGGACCCGCAGCCCCGGCGTCCTCTTCCTGCTCTTCCTCGGTCTCTTCGTCCGCTTCCTCGTCCTCTGTGGTCTTCCCTGGGGCTGGTGCCGGTGCGCCCTCCAATGCCAACCTGGGGCTGCTGGTGCACCGCCGGCTGCACCCGGGCGCCAGCTGCCCGCGCCTATCTCCGCCCCTGCACATGGCCCCGGGGGCTGGTGAGCACCACCTGGCGCGCCGGGTGCGCAGCGACCCGGGCGGAGGCGGCCTGACCTACGCCGCTGCCTATGCCAATGGGCTGGGGGGGCAGCTGCCAGGCTTGCCGCCGTCGGACACTTCGGGCTCCTCGTCGTCGTCCAGCTCTTCCTCCAGCTCCTCGTCGTCCTCCTCCGGGCTGCGACGCAAGGGCAGCCGCGACTGCTCCGTGTGCTTCGAGAGCGAGGTGATTGCTGCGCTGGTGCCCTGCGGCCACAACCTCTTCTGCATGGAATGCGCTAACCGCATCTGCGAGAAGAGTGAGCCTGAGTGTCCGGTTTGCCACGCGGCGGTCACTCAGGCTATCCGCATCTTTTCCTGA